Proteins co-encoded in one Arachis hypogaea cultivar Tifrunner chromosome 13, arahy.Tifrunner.gnm2.J5K5, whole genome shotgun sequence genomic window:
- the LOC140173163 gene encoding probable protein phosphatase 2C 4 produces MGNGIGKLTVCFTGSGGGGGRRRKHDISIVLTEPLDEGLGHSFCYVRPDPTRISSSKVHSEETTTFRTISGASVSANTSTPLSTSFVDLYSYGCIDRAAAFESSTSFAALPLQPIPKGFTNSGPFSGNLNGFPASGPLERGFMSGPIERGFMSGPIDRAGIFSGPMDRDSSDQFQRSFSHGGLISGIGIRPGTRKTRWIRVLRRAISKTLRQGSIVAPIKGVAPAGREPPEWVIAAAEKQNENTVNSVNFSSEGSFLEDDDSTTAAMEGHQNVQ; encoded by the coding sequence ATGGGAAACGGCATAGGGAAGCTGACGGTGTGCTTCACCGGAAGCGGCGGAGGTGGAGGGCGCCGCCGCAAGCACGACATATCCATCGTATTAACAGAGCCACTAGACGAGGGTCTGGGACACTCGTTCTGCTATGTTAGGCCCGACCCGACCCGAATATCATCTTCGAAGGTTCACTCGGAAGAAACCACCACTTTCAGAACAATCTCCGGCGCGTCCGTGAGCGCCAACACATCGACGCCACTCTCAACTTCCTTTGTGGATCTCTACTCATACGGTTGCATCGATAGAGCTGCGGCTTTCGAGAGCTCAACCTCTTTCGCCGCGCTTCCTCTTCAACCCATTCCAAAGGGCTTCACCAATTCGGGTCCATTTTCCGGTAACTTAAACGGGTTTCCAGCATCGGGTCCTCTCGAGAGAGGCTTCATGTCAGGCCCGATTGAGCGTGGATTTATGTCGGGCCCAATCGACCGGGCCGGGATCTTCTCCGGCCCGATGGATAGAGACAGTTCCGATCAGTTTCAGAGAAGCTTCTCTCATGGCGGTTTGATTTCGGGTATTGGGATTCGACCCGGAACGAGGAAGACCCGGTGGATTCGGGTGCTGCGGAGGGCGATTTCGAAGACCCTTCGGCAAGGTTCGATCGTGGCTCCGATCAAAGGGGTGGCGCCGGCGGGAAGGGAGCCACCGGAGTGGGTTATTGCGGCAGCGGAGAAGCAGAACGAGAACACGGTTAACAGCGTGAATTTCAGCAGCGAAGGGAGCTTCTTGGAGGACGATGATTCAACGACGGCGGCGATGGAAGGTCACCAGAACGTTCAGTGA
- the LOC112736632 gene encoding U-box domain-containing protein 33 isoform X2 — MMTEADQVQKGIVDLVVGHNIRRLVIGAIPEGWMKVKRNSRKANYAAKNAPPFCKIWFIYRGKHIWTREASEKPCSLSPCETIETEGTFAAESTTSSGPLPQNSAESSSDTHLEAEEERVNSQLVEVKQEADEAADESFVELLKLEAEATEAIRKVNLFESAHAQEVKLRQEAEDELRTTVKDQQKLLDENEEIGSELQRTMRSIAILNSCVQETDHRRDAAEDELSLIQASISTLWHEKQQIRRQKMEAIRWLDRWKSRGQVGVAHCNGVVGFAEELPEIAEFSLLDIQNATCNFSESFKIKEGGYGAIYKGEMLGRTVAVRKLHSHNLQAPSQFHQEVQVLGSFQHPHLLTLLGVCPEAWSLVYEYLPNGSIQDSLLRRSNISPLTWNIRTRWIAEIASAICFLHSSKPETIIHGDLNLDIILLDSALSCKICEFGFSRLVTEDSLYLPSFGLETEPRGSFTYTDPEFQRTGLTPKSDIYSFGLIILQLLTGRTPVGLVGEVQKAVTYGRLSSILDSSVGEWPLAVATRLADLGLQCCQQYSRDRPELTPSLVRELEQLHVSEERPVPSFFLCPILQEIMHDPQVAADGFTYERDAITEWLENGHETSPMTNLKLNHLYLTPNHALRLAIQEWLCKP; from the exons ATGATGACGGAAGCTGATCAAGTCCAGAAAGGGATTGTTGATTTGGTTGTCGGGCATAATATTAGGAGGCTTGTTATTGGAGCAATACCCGAAGG TTGGATGAAAGTCAAAAGGAATTCCAGGAAAGCAAATTATGCTGCCAAAAATGCACCCCCCTTCTGTAAAATATGGTTTATCTATAGAGGTAAACATATTTGGACAAGAGAAGCTTCTGAAAAACCTTGTTCTTTATCACCTTGTGAAACAATTGAAACAGAAGGCACTTTTGCCGCCGAATCAACTACATCCAGCGGTCCATTGCCCCAAAATTCTGCTGAGAGTTCTTCAGATACTCAtttagaggctgaagaagaaaGAGTTAATAGTCAACTTGTTGAAGTCAAACAAGAAGCTGATGAAGCAGCAGATGAGTCTTTTGTTGAGCTATTGAAGTTGGAAGCTGAAGCCACTGAGGCCATAAGGAAG GTCAATTTGTTTGAATCTGCTCATGCACAGGAAGTAAAGCTCAGACAAGAGGCAGAGGATGAGTTGAGAACCACAgtaaaggatcaacaaaagctccTAGATGAGAATGAAGAAATTGGTAGTGAGTTACAAAGAACCATGAGAAGTATTGCCATCCTAAACAGTTGTGTGCAGGAAACAGACCATAGGCGAGATGCAGCTGAAGATGAACTATCACTAATTCAAGCATCCATCTCCACACTCTGGCACGAAAAACAGCAGATCAGGCGACAGAAAATGGAAGCCATCCGCTGGCTGGACCGGTGGAAAAGCCGTGGGCAAGTTGGAGTTGCTCATTGTAATGGAGTTGTAGGATTTGCTGAGGAGTTACCTGAGATAGCAGAATTTTCATTATTGGATATTCAAAATGCCACGTGCAATTTTTCTGAAAGCTTTAAAATTAAGGAGGGTGGATATGGCGCTATTTATAAGGGAGAAATGTTGGGTAGGACAGTTGCTGTAAGAAAGCTCCATTCTCACAATTTGCAAGCACCTTCACAGTTTCACCAAGAG GTTCAAGTTCTTGGTAGTTTTCAGCACCCTCATCTGTTGACTTTGCTTGGTGTTTGCCCTGAAGCCTGGTCACTTGTATATGAGTACTTGCCCAATGGAAGTATTCAAGACAGCCTTCTAAGAAGGAGCAACATTTCCCCTTTAACATGGAATATCCGAACACGATGGATTGCTGAAATTGCTAGTGCTATCTGCTTTTTACATTCTTCCAAACCGGAAACTATTATTCATGGTGATCTGAATCTTGACATCATACTTCTTGATTCTGCACTTAGTTGCAAGATTTGTGAATTTGGGTTCAGCAGATTGGTGACAGAAGATTCTCTCTATCTTCCTAGTTTTGGCTTGGAAACTGAGCCAAGGGGTTCTTTCACATATACAGATCCAGAGTTTCAGAGAACTGGACTAACACCAAAGTCTGACATATACTCCTTTGGCCTCATTATTTTGCAACTCTTGACTGGTCGGACTCCAGTTGGATTAGTTGGTGAAGTACAGAAAGCCGTTACATATGGACGATTGTCCTCAATTTTAGATTCTTCGGTTGGCGAATGGCCTTTGGCTGTGGCAACACGATTGGCTGACCTCGGATTACAGTGCTGCCAACAATATAGTAGAGACAGACCAGAGTTAACACCGTCTCTGGTTAGAGAACTGGAGCAGTTACATGTTTCGGAAGAGCGACCTGTGCCATCATTTTTCCTTTGTCCAATCCTTCAG GAAATAATGCACGATCCTCAAGTTGCAGCAGATGGATTTACTTATGAAAGGGATGCCATAACTGAATGGCTCGAAAATGGACATGAAACTTCTCCCATGACCAATCTGAAACTGAATCATCTGTATCTTACTCCCAATCATGCACTTCGACTTGCTATCCAAGAATGGCTTTGCAAACCCTGA
- the LOC112736634 gene encoding probable protein phosphatase 2C 4: protein MNDEDGSSCAASGAGDSNFDDHGLKRKKRGGNGNGNGSGRSSKNKYRGAAKKWEENQMRWKCEWDRERVELDRRLKEQLTGSDGSMMVNHSDVLEALSRALRKTEEAFLDVADKMVMENPELALMGSCVLVMLMKGEDVYVMNVGDSRAVLAQKAEPDYWLGKIRQDLERINEETMNDLESWDVDRSTLVPTLTSIQLTKDHSTNVDEEIQRIRKEHPDDPFALVNERVKGSLKVTRAFGAGFLKQPKWNNALLEMFRIDYVGSCPYISCLPYLKHHRLGPKDKFLILCSDGLYQYLSNEEAVAEVELFITLQPEGDPAQHLVEEVLFRAAKKAGLDFHQLLEIPQGDRRRYHDDVSIIVISLEGRIWRSWV from the exons atgaatgaTGAAGATGGGTCATCTTGTGCTGCAAGTGGTGCTGGGGATTCTAATTTTGATGATCATGGTTTGAAGAGAAAAAAGCGTGGtggaaatggaaatggaaatggaaGTGGAAGGAGTTCTAAGAACAAGTACAGAGGCGCTGCAAAGAAATGGGAGGAGAATCAGATGAGGTGGAAGTGCGAGTGGGACAGGGAAAGAGTGGAACTTGATCGGAGATTGAAGGAGCAGCTAACTGGATCCGATGGGTCCATGATGGTGAACCATTCCGATGTGTTGGAAGCTCTGTCTCGGGCTCTTAGGAAGACGGAGGAGGCTTTCTTAGACGTGGCGGAtaagatggtgatggagaatccTGAGCTTGCTCTAATGGggtcttgtgttcttgtgatgTTGATGAAAGGTGAAGATGTTTATGTGATGAATGTTGGAGATAGTAGAGCTGTTCTTGCTCAGAAGGCTGAGCCTGATTACTGGCTTGGCAAGATTAGGCAGGACTTGGAGAGGATCAATGAGGAGACCATGAATGATCTCGAATCCTGGGACGTCGATCGATCCACCTTGGTCCCTACTCTCACCTCCATTCAGCTCACCAAGGATCACAGCACCAACGTTGATGAG GAAAtccaaagaataagaaaagagcaCCCCGATGATCCCTTCGCGCTTGTAAATGAGCGCGTTAAGGGATCTCTCAAGGTTACTCGGGCATTTGGTGCCGGATTTCTCAAACAG CCCAAGTGGAACAATGCATTGTTGGAGATGTTTAGAATAGACTATGTGGGAAGTTGTCCTTACATAAGTTGCTTGCCATATCTAAAACACCATAGATTAGGACCAAAGGACAAGTTTTTGATTCTGTGTTCAGATGGCTTGTACCAATACTTGTCAAACGAAGAAGCAGTTGCTGAAGTtgaacttttcatcacattgcaACCTGAAGGAGACCCTGCTCAGCATTTGGTTGAGGAAGTCCTATTTCGTGCTGCAAAGAAAGCTG GTTTGGACTTTCACCAATTGCTTGAAATTCCACAAGGTGATAGACGTCGATACCATGATGATGTCTCCATCATTGTTATTTCTTTGGAAGGAAGGATATGGAGATCATGGGTATAA
- the LOC112736633 gene encoding ENTH domain-containing protein C794.11c — MGTPSFHEFRKQASFFLKEKIKSARLALTDVTPAELMTEEATTGNPWAPDIPTLRSISRAAFEVDDYWRIVEILHKRFLKFDKKNWRASYNSLIVLEHLLTHGPESAKDEFQCDKDVIRQLESFQYVDDKGFNWGLNVRKKSERIITLLEEATLLKEERNRARRLSRGIQGFGSFSQRSTTKTPAQGILREKSMPTTLGRSNSESNNLEHEENHFSSSNNGVETKSYHDDVGNNEMVLKSETSSKENREPSKDEFHLWNLSKGESNPLLDGGKEDSRLGRFMEDNDDDHPFNSTSEMHASSSLLSARDGILQGC; from the exons ATGGGAACCCCTTCATTTCATGAATTCAGAAAGCAAGCTTCTTTCTTCCTCAAGGAGAAGATCAAGAGTGCTAGATTAGCTCTCACAGATGTCACCCCTGCAGAACT GATGACAGAGGAAGCAACAACAGGAAATCCATGGGCCCCAGATATCCCAACACTAAGATCAATTTCAAGGGCTGCTTTTGAGGTAGATGATTATTGGAGGATTGTGGAGATTCTGCACAAAAG GTTTCTGAAATTTGATAAGAAGAATTGGAGGGCATCTTACAATTCTCTGATTGTGCTTGAGCACCTCTTGACTCATGGACCAGAAAGTGCCAAAGATGAATTTCAGTGTGACAAAGATGTTATTAGACAGCTGGAAAGCTTTCAATATGTTGATGACAAAGG GTTCAACTGGGGCTTGAATGTGAGGAAGAAATCTGAGAGGATAATCACACTTCTAGAAGAAGCAACTCTTCTCAAGGAAGAGAGGAACCGTGCTAGGAGGTTATCAAGAGGAATTCAAGGTTTTGGTAGTTTCAGTCAAAGGTCAACAACAAAAACTCCAGCACAAGGTATTCTAAGAGAGAAATCAATGCCAACCACATTAGGAAGAAGCAACTCTGAATCCAACAACCTTGAACATGAGGAGAACCATTTCTCTAGTTCAAACAATGGTGTGGAAACCAAGAGCTACCATGATGATGTTGGCAACAATGAAATGGTTCTGAAATCTGAAACAAGTTCCAAAGAGAACAGGGAACCAAGCAAGGATGAGTTCCATCTATGGAACCTTTCCAAAGGGGAGTCAAATCCACTTTTGGATGGTGGAAAAGAGGATTCAAGACTTGGGAGGTTCATGGAAGATAATGATGATGACCACCCTTTCAATTCAACATCAGAAATGCATGCCAGTTCCTCATTGCTTTCTGCTAGAGATGGGATACTACAAGGGTGTTGA